The following are from one region of the Candidatus Polarisedimenticolaceae bacterium genome:
- a CDS encoding pyridoxal phosphate-dependent aminotransferase: protein MFSRRIPHDLSPNTYAAAKAKAAIAHDLTISNPTAAEIEYPRDLLAALASPAGLAYRPDPKGLRKAREAVGALYGADPDRIVLTASSSEAYGFLFKLLCDPGDAVYVPSPSYPLFEHLAALDGVAALPYPLDGSHRWQPVPQDPSRAKAAIVVHPNNPTGSFVDRETADTLAPGLPLIVDEVFLDYAWGSSPTSFATRDQGLTFTLGGLSKSCGLPQLKLSWIVASGPEQRREAALEKLEFVGDNYLSVATPVQEALPEILRRAAPVREAIRARCLANLAAARALLPPGGAVELLPPEGGWTAVVRFPRVVAEEALVLELLSQGVAVHPGYFFDFPADGYLVVSLLPPPSSFAAGLRTVIGTIEAAV from the coding sequence GTGTTCTCCCGCCGCATTCCCCACGACCTCTCCCCGAACACCTACGCCGCCGCGAAGGCGAAGGCGGCGATCGCGCACGATCTCACGATCAGCAACCCGACCGCCGCGGAGATCGAGTATCCGCGGGATCTCCTCGCCGCGCTCGCCTCCCCGGCCGGACTCGCCTACCGCCCCGATCCGAAGGGACTCCGCAAGGCGCGCGAGGCGGTCGGGGCGCTCTACGGCGCCGATCCGGACCGGATCGTGCTCACCGCGTCGTCGAGCGAGGCGTACGGCTTCCTCTTCAAGCTGCTCTGCGATCCCGGCGATGCCGTCTACGTTCCGTCGCCTTCGTACCCGCTCTTCGAGCACCTCGCCGCGCTCGACGGTGTCGCGGCGTTGCCGTATCCGCTCGACGGCTCGCACCGCTGGCAGCCGGTGCCGCAGGATCCTTCGCGGGCCAAGGCGGCGATCGTCGTGCACCCGAACAATCCGACCGGCTCGTTCGTCGATCGCGAGACCGCCGACACGCTGGCGCCCGGCCTCCCGCTCATCGTCGACGAGGTCTTCCTCGACTACGCGTGGGGATCGAGCCCGACGAGCTTCGCGACGCGGGACCAAGGGCTCACGTTCACGCTCGGCGGGCTCTCGAAGAGCTGCGGCCTCCCCCAGCTCAAGCTCTCGTGGATCGTCGCGTCGGGGCCGGAGCAGAGGCGCGAGGCCGCGCTCGAGAAGCTCGAGTTCGTCGGCGACAACTATCTCTCGGTCGCGACACCGGTTCAGGAAGCGCTTCCGGAGATCCTGCGCCGTGCGGCGCCGGTGCGGGAGGCCATCCGCGCCCGGTGCCTGGCCAATCTCGCCGCCGCGCGCGCGCTCCTCCCTCCGGGCGGCGCCGTCGAGCTGCTCCCGCCCGAGGGCGGCTGGACCGCCGTCGTGCGCTTCCCCCGTGTCGTCGCCGAGGAGGCGCTCGTCCTCGAGCTCCTCTCCCAGGGGGTCGCCGTCCATCCCGGCTACTTCTTCGATTTCCCGGCCGACGGCTACCTCGTCGTCAG
- the truA gene encoding tRNA pseudouridine(38-40) synthase TruA, whose translation MPTYRLDLEYEGTRYRGWQEQQNARSVAGELRSAIGEAGGAVVELGGAGRTDAGVHAAHQVAHLRLRERIDPKKFRLAVNDALPHDIHVLALSSASDRFHARHDAVLRSYVYQISRRRTALAKRSVWWIKRSIDPALMAEAVAAVPGMHDFAAFCERPQDQTSTRVLVDGAEVVEDGALILVRLVASHFLWKMVRRVVGALVKVGAEDLPVPEFKALLKNPSRTGTAEWTAPPSGLFLERVLYAGDPPLPALRALVPVSGEASSSKGSGASRPASGAHRTR comes from the coding sequence ATGCCGACCTACCGCCTCGACCTCGAATACGAGGGAACGCGCTACCGCGGATGGCAGGAGCAGCAGAACGCGCGCTCCGTCGCCGGCGAGCTACGAAGCGCGATCGGTGAGGCCGGCGGCGCCGTCGTCGAGCTCGGCGGTGCGGGCCGCACCGACGCGGGCGTGCATGCGGCGCATCAGGTGGCGCATTTGCGCCTGCGAGAGCGGATCGATCCGAAGAAGTTCCGCCTGGCGGTCAACGACGCGCTGCCGCACGACATCCACGTGCTGGCGCTCTCGTCGGCCTCCGACCGCTTCCACGCCCGCCACGACGCGGTCCTGCGATCGTACGTCTACCAGATCTCGCGGCGGCGCACGGCGCTCGCCAAGCGCAGCGTCTGGTGGATCAAGCGCTCGATCGATCCGGCGCTCATGGCCGAAGCGGTGGCGGCCGTCCCCGGCATGCACGACTTCGCGGCTTTCTGCGAGCGGCCGCAGGACCAGACGTCGACGCGCGTACTCGTCGACGGTGCCGAGGTCGTGGAGGACGGCGCCTTGATCCTCGTCCGCCTCGTCGCGTCGCACTTCCTGTGGAAGATGGTCAGGCGCGTCGTCGGCGCGCTCGTCAAGGTCGGTGCCGAGGATCTCCCCGTTCCTGAGTTCAAGGCTCTGCTGAAGAATCCTTCACGGACCGGCACCGCCGAGTGGACGGCGCCGCCGTCCGGCCTCTTCCTCGAGCGCGTGCTCTACGCGGGCGACCCACCGCTTCCGGCGCTGCGCGCGCTCGTGCCGGTCTCCGGCGAAGCTTCGTCGTCGAAGGGGAGCGGCGCCTCGCGTCCCGCTTCGGGAGCCCACCGGACCCGGTAG
- a CDS encoding DUF547 domain-containing protein, with protein MIRKIAILGMLVAAVPAHADLKAAQAGHAKLLTTYVTGHGVRYATWRTNGDDLKRISEVVMIYRSADLKTLEPHEREAVLINLYNTKILETILLLNPSGSIRALSKALRPNEIFHRNALLVDGKPVSLDELERRLVKEYKDPRIHFALNSSARSCAPLRAEPYYGNKIDDQLDDATRAFLATPGVVTIDTSHHTTVIKTSTLFDWYKDDFKPLGGTLGVLKKFGSEAVAEAASAKDVKVEYQPWDWSLNVAP; from the coding sequence GTGATCCGCAAGATCGCGATTCTCGGCATGCTCGTCGCGGCGGTCCCCGCGCACGCCGATCTCAAGGCGGCGCAGGCGGGGCACGCGAAGCTGCTGACGACCTACGTGACCGGCCACGGCGTCCGTTACGCGACGTGGCGGACGAACGGCGACGACCTCAAGCGCATCTCGGAAGTCGTCATGATCTACCGCAGCGCCGACCTCAAGACGCTCGAGCCGCACGAGCGCGAGGCGGTGCTCATCAACCTCTACAACACGAAGATCCTCGAGACCATCCTCCTCCTGAACCCGTCGGGATCGATCCGCGCGCTCTCGAAGGCCCTGCGGCCGAACGAGATCTTCCACCGCAACGCGCTCTTGGTCGACGGGAAGCCGGTGAGCCTCGACGAGCTGGAGAGGCGCCTCGTCAAGGAGTACAAGGACCCGCGCATCCATTTCGCGCTCAACAGCTCCGCGCGCTCGTGCGCGCCTCTCCGGGCCGAGCCCTATTACGGCAACAAGATCGACGACCAGCTCGACGACGCGACGCGCGCGTTCCTCGCGACACCCGGCGTCGTCACGATCGATACGTCCCATCACACCACGGTCATCAAGACGAGCACGCTCTTCGACTGGTACAAGGACGACTTCAAGCCGCTCGGCGGGACGCTCGGCGTCCTCAAGAAGTTCGGCTCCGAGGCGGTCGCCGAGGCGGCGTCGGCCAAGGACGTGAAGGTCGAGTACCAGCCGTGGGACTGGTCGCTCAACGTCGCCCCCTGA
- the map gene encoding type I methionyl aminopeptidase, whose protein sequence is MCVEAQADLDGLLASGRVVRAALDAMAAAVRAGVSTAELDAIGAAVLAAAGARSAPKLVYGFPGATCISVNDEIVHGIPGTRVLEDGDLLKLDVTAEKDGYMTDAAVTVVVGVASETSRALVAAARRAFDRAMEAARAGGRVSDIGRAVSRSIRHDGFSVIKDLSGHGIGRTIHEAPSVPNVYDPRARQRLKRGLVIAVEPMLTSGSGAIVEDRDGWTVRTADAAPAAHYEQTIVVMDGAPILLTAA, encoded by the coding sequence ATGTGCGTCGAAGCCCAAGCCGATCTCGACGGCCTCCTCGCGAGCGGCCGCGTCGTGCGCGCGGCGCTCGACGCGATGGCGGCGGCGGTACGTGCGGGTGTCTCGACCGCCGAGTTGGATGCGATCGGCGCGGCCGTGCTCGCGGCGGCGGGCGCCCGCTCGGCTCCGAAGCTCGTCTACGGCTTCCCCGGCGCGACCTGCATCAGCGTCAACGACGAGATCGTGCACGGCATCCCCGGAACGCGCGTCCTCGAAGACGGCGACCTGCTGAAGCTCGACGTCACCGCCGAGAAGGACGGCTACATGACCGATGCCGCCGTGACCGTCGTCGTGGGCGTCGCGTCCGAGACGTCGCGCGCGCTCGTCGCCGCCGCGCGGCGGGCGTTCGATCGCGCGATGGAAGCCGCGCGGGCCGGCGGCCGCGTGAGCGACATCGGACGCGCGGTCTCGCGCTCGATCAGGCACGACGGGTTCTCGGTCATCAAGGATCTCTCGGGCCACGGGATCGGCCGGACGATCCACGAGGCCCCGAGCGTGCCGAACGTCTACGACCCGCGCGCCCGGCAGCGGCTGAAGCGCGGCCTCGTGATCGCCGTCGAGCCGATGCTCACGAGCGGCTCGGGCGCGATCGTCGAGGACCGGGACGGCTGGACGGTGCGGACCGCCGATGCCGCCCCCGCCGCCCACTACGAGCAGACGATCGTCGTCATGGACGGCGCGCCGATCCTGCTGACCGCCGCGTGA
- a CDS encoding heme-binding domain-containing protein gives MKPPVKRSLIAIAAVAALIQLVPVHRTNPPVTSDIATSGEVHAILRRACYDCHSNETRWPWYSHVAPVSWLLARDVSMGRRHMNFSEWGQYTSDKQDAKIQSIWEQVSHDQMPLWFYRPLHPAAKLTDADRAVLQAWATPAPDLH, from the coding sequence GTGAAGCCGCCCGTCAAGCGCAGCCTGATCGCGATCGCCGCGGTCGCCGCCCTGATCCAGCTCGTGCCGGTCCATCGCACGAATCCGCCGGTGACCTCCGACATCGCGACTTCGGGCGAGGTGCACGCGATCCTCAGGCGCGCGTGCTACGACTGCCATTCGAACGAGACGCGCTGGCCGTGGTACAGCCACGTCGCCCCGGTCTCGTGGCTCCTCGCGCGCGACGTCTCGATGGGCCGCCGCCACATGAACTTCTCCGAGTGGGGCCAGTACACCTCCGACAAGCAGGACGCGAAGATCCAGTCGATCTGGGAGCAGGTGTCGCACGACCAGATGCCGCTCTGGTTCTACCGGCCGCTCCACCCGGCCGCGAAGCTCACCGACGCCGATCGCGCCGTACTCCAGGCGTGGGCGACGCCGGCCCCCGACCTGCATTGA
- a CDS encoding GNAT family protein, with translation MPVPPFDPRPIVLRGRHVTLEPLAAHHAEALFAAAGDDAVWAFLPRPRPRSLEEVRAMIREAAREDGSIAFAIVPVATGAAAGSTRYLDIDRSHRTLEIGWTWIGPAWQRTAVNTECKLLLLAHAFDDLGAHRVTLKTDGRNERSQRAIERIGATREGVLRRHRVCWDGYVRDTVYFGVTDLDWPRVREGLVARLGAP, from the coding sequence ATGCCGGTCCCTCCGTTCGATCCGCGACCGATCGTTCTTCGCGGACGCCACGTCACGCTCGAGCCGCTCGCCGCGCATCACGCCGAGGCTCTCTTCGCCGCGGCCGGCGACGACGCGGTCTGGGCGTTTCTCCCTCGGCCCCGCCCGCGATCGCTCGAGGAGGTCCGCGCGATGATCCGCGAGGCGGCGCGCGAAGACGGCTCGATCGCTTTCGCGATCGTGCCCGTCGCGACGGGAGCGGCGGCCGGCTCGACGCGGTACCTCGACATCGACCGCTCCCACCGCACGCTCGAGATCGGATGGACGTGGATCGGACCGGCTTGGCAGCGCACCGCGGTCAACACCGAGTGCAAGCTGCTCCTCCTCGCCCACGCCTTCGACGATCTCGGCGCGCACCGGGTGACGTTGAAGACCGACGGCCGGAACGAGCGGTCGCAGCGCGCCATCGAGCGGATCGGCGCGACCCGGGAAGGGGTTCTGCGCCGCCACCGCGTGTGCTGGGACGGATACGTGCGCGACACCGTGTACTTCGGTGTCACCGATCTCGACTGGCCCCGCGTCCGCGAGGGCCTCGTCGCCAGGCTGGGCGCGCCGTGA
- a CDS encoding tetratricopeptide repeat protein, producing the protein MTAGRRVALIACGLALAVALVFGRAVRYDFVELDDRSYVVENPQVLSGPTPANVAWAFTTFRQANWHPLTWLSLQLDAAIGGPSPAMFHATSIALHALAAILLFLAFRAMTGCAGRSAAAALLFALHPLRAESVVWISERKDVLSQALGFAAILAYASWVRSGKRSRYAWALALFALALLAKPMMITLPVVLLLLDRWPLDRFALVPRLKEKAPFFALSAISAVLTVVAQAREGAVVGLTALPLGTRLANAAVSAVHYLVATVWPVGLGNPYPFDYAALTPGRVVGCTLVLAALTAAAVFCWRSRPHLAVGWLWYLVTLLPVVGIIQVGAQAMADRYTYLPLVGPVVALVWEVGDRLSSRTAAWALLGIVLVPEAVAGTRQVGLWRDTETLVRHTLAVTPPNAAAHLSLGLTLLRHDRYPEAIDELHKALAISDRITEAWVALAEGLVAEKRGAEALDIFRKARTLDPANDVVQKKLVALLNSEAIRLMRDGGDLAGAERLAREAVERAPGDATSHGTLGVLLARSGRAGEAAHEFQEALRLDPSNEGFRRNLERVRGH; encoded by the coding sequence GTGACGGCCGGCCGGCGGGTCGCGCTCATCGCGTGCGGCCTCGCGCTCGCGGTCGCGCTCGTCTTCGGGCGTGCCGTGCGCTACGACTTCGTCGAGCTCGACGACCGCTCGTACGTCGTCGAGAACCCGCAGGTGCTCTCCGGCCCGACGCCGGCGAACGTCGCCTGGGCGTTCACGACGTTCCGTCAGGCGAACTGGCACCCGCTGACCTGGCTTTCGCTCCAGCTCGACGCGGCGATCGGCGGGCCGTCGCCGGCGATGTTCCATGCGACGAGCATCGCGCTCCACGCCCTGGCCGCGATCCTGCTCTTCCTCGCCTTCCGCGCGATGACCGGCTGCGCGGGGCGCAGCGCCGCCGCCGCTCTCCTCTTCGCGCTCCATCCGCTGCGCGCCGAATCGGTCGTCTGGATCTCGGAGCGGAAGGACGTGCTCTCGCAGGCGCTCGGCTTCGCGGCGATCCTCGCGTATGCGTCGTGGGTGCGTAGCGGGAAGCGCTCCCGTTACGCGTGGGCGCTCGCGCTCTTTGCCCTGGCGCTCCTCGCGAAGCCGATGATGATCACCCTCCCGGTGGTCCTCCTTCTCCTCGACCGCTGGCCGCTCGACCGGTTCGCGCTCGTTCCGAGGCTCAAGGAGAAGGCGCCGTTCTTCGCTCTCTCGGCGATCTCCGCGGTGCTCACCGTCGTCGCACAGGCGCGCGAGGGCGCGGTCGTCGGGCTCACGGCGCTTCCGCTCGGCACGCGCCTCGCGAACGCCGCGGTGAGCGCGGTCCACTACCTGGTTGCGACCGTCTGGCCGGTAGGGCTCGGCAATCCGTACCCGTTCGACTACGCGGCGCTGACGCCGGGGCGGGTCGTGGGCTGCACGCTCGTCCTCGCCGCGCTCACCGCGGCCGCCGTATTCTGCTGGCGGAGCCGACCTCACCTCGCCGTCGGCTGGCTCTGGTATCTCGTCACGCTTCTCCCCGTGGTGGGGATCATCCAGGTCGGCGCGCAGGCGATGGCCGATCGCTACACGTACCTCCCTCTCGTCGGCCCCGTCGTCGCGCTCGTCTGGGAGGTCGGAGACCGGCTCTCGTCGCGTACCGCGGCGTGGGCGCTTCTCGGCATCGTCCTGGTCCCGGAGGCCGTCGCCGGGACGAGGCAGGTCGGGCTCTGGCGCGACACGGAGACGCTCGTACGTCACACGCTTGCCGTGACGCCTCCGAATGCCGCCGCGCACCTCAGCCTCGGCCTCACCCTGCTCCGCCACGACCGCTATCCCGAGGCGATCGACGAGCTCCACAAGGCGCTCGCGATCTCCGATCGGATCACCGAGGCCTGGGTCGCGCTCGCCGAGGGTCTCGTCGCCGAGAAGCGCGGCGCCGAGGCGCTCGACATCTTCCGCAAGGCCCGCACGCTCGACCCCGCGAACGACGTCGTCCAGAAGAAGCTCGTCGCACTCCTGAACTCCGAAGCGATCCGGCTGATGCGAGACGGCGGCGATCTCGCCGGCGCCGAGCGGCTCGCGCGCGAAGCGGTCGAGCGCGCGCCCGGCGACGCGACCTCGCACGGAACGCTCGGCGTCCTCCTCGCGCGGAGTGGCCGCGCCGGCGAGGCCGCGCACGAGTTCCAGGAAGCGCTGCGCCTCGACCCGTCGAACGAAGGTTTCCGCCGCAATCTCGAACGGGTGAGGGGACACTAA
- a CDS encoding squalene/phytoene synthase family protein, which translates to MSAMVKLDDLLEKTSRTFALSIPMLPEPTRRHVEIAYLLFRVADTFEDAVLWPRASRIAALDDLAVLLETRGGEEEASRRWLDEVPLKHAGYLELLHETPAVLEAYWEMPAAARRALARDLLRTVRGMADVVRRGDERGNLRLGSVRELRDYCYVVAGIVGEMLTELFLVDHAALAPVAERLRRRSRFFGEGLQLVNILKDAASDATEGRVYLPATVTRDAVFAIARRDLSLAAGYVRTLKRAGAADGLIAFTGSPAILARASLDRIESAGPGAKLTRPEVASLMERMFDDLAAGRDVI; encoded by the coding sequence ATGAGCGCCATGGTCAAGCTCGACGACCTCCTCGAGAAGACGAGCCGCACGTTCGCGCTCTCGATCCCGATGCTCCCCGAGCCGACGCGGCGGCACGTCGAGATCGCCTACCTGCTCTTCCGCGTCGCCGACACTTTCGAGGACGCCGTCCTGTGGCCGCGCGCCTCGCGCATCGCAGCCCTCGACGATCTCGCCGTCCTGCTCGAGACGCGCGGCGGCGAGGAGGAAGCGTCGCGCCGCTGGCTCGACGAAGTCCCCTTGAAGCACGCGGGCTACCTCGAGCTCCTCCACGAGACGCCCGCGGTGCTCGAGGCCTACTGGGAGATGCCGGCGGCGGCACGCCGTGCGCTGGCCCGCGACCTCCTGCGCACGGTACGCGGCATGGCCGACGTCGTGCGGCGCGGCGACGAGCGCGGCAACCTCCGCCTCGGCAGCGTGCGCGAGCTGCGCGACTATTGCTACGTCGTCGCAGGGATCGTCGGTGAGATGCTGACCGAGCTGTTCCTCGTCGATCACGCGGCACTGGCGCCGGTGGCCGAGAGGCTGAGGCGCCGCTCGCGGTTCTTCGGCGAGGGGCTCCAGCTCGTGAACATCCTGAAGGACGCGGCGTCCGATGCGACCGAAGGACGCGTCTACCTTCCCGCCACCGTGACGCGCGACGCCGTCTTCGCGATCGCGCGGCGAGATCTCTCGCTCGCGGCGGGCTACGTGCGGACGCTCAAGCGTGCCGGCGCCGCGGATGGACTCATCGCGTTCACCGGAAGCCCGGCGATCCTCGCGCGCGCCAGCCTCGACCGCATCGAATCCGCCGGCCCCGGCGCGAAGCTCACCCGCCCCGAAGTGGCATCGCTCATGGAGCGGATGTTCGACGATCTCGCCGCGGGCCGCGACGTCATCTGA
- a CDS encoding isopentenyl phosphate kinase, which yields MPPSIVLVKLGGSLITDKARPGIARLATIRRLAREIASLPRGNGAPRLVLGHGSGSFGHVAASQGGVGGSRAKKPARADGIARTQHRAAELHAIVIDALDAAGAKPFSLAPSSFMTCSNGRVAKVFSDPLFHALDAGLVPVVYGDVVLDRECSAVVVSTEEVFVALARAALLRGVPVARAVWLGETDGLVAKGGDTVNRLTAAGARSRSLRVSGASGVDVTGGMALRLRSTAALARRSVPSLILDGRRAGSLALAVAGRMNGGTRVVAR from the coding sequence ATGCCGCCCTCGATCGTCCTCGTGAAGCTCGGCGGGAGCCTGATCACCGACAAGGCGCGCCCGGGGATCGCGCGCCTCGCGACGATCCGCCGGCTCGCGCGCGAGATCGCGTCGCTCCCGCGGGGGAACGGAGCGCCGCGCCTCGTGCTCGGCCACGGGAGCGGCTCGTTCGGCCACGTCGCGGCGTCTCAGGGCGGCGTCGGCGGCTCGCGGGCCAAGAAGCCCGCGCGGGCGGACGGGATCGCGCGGACCCAGCACCGCGCCGCGGAGCTGCACGCGATCGTGATCGACGCGCTCGACGCCGCCGGCGCCAAGCCGTTCTCGCTCGCACCTTCGAGCTTCATGACCTGCTCGAACGGACGCGTCGCGAAGGTTTTTTCCGATCCGCTCTTCCACGCGCTCGACGCGGGGCTCGTCCCCGTCGTCTACGGCGACGTCGTGCTCGACCGTGAGTGCTCCGCCGTCGTCGTCTCGACCGAAGAGGTGTTCGTCGCGCTCGCGCGCGCGGCTTTGCTTCGCGGCGTCCCGGTCGCGCGCGCGGTGTGGCTCGGCGAGACCGACGGCCTCGTCGCGAAGGGCGGAGACACGGTGAACCGGCTCACCGCCGCCGGCGCCCGGAGCAGGTCGCTCCGCGTCTCCGGCGCGTCCGGCGTCGACGTCACGGGCGGCATGGCGCTCCGCCTTCGCTCGACGGCCGCGCTGGCCCGCCGCTCCGTGCCCTCGCTGATCCTGGACGGCAGGCGCGCCGGATCGCTCGCCCTGGCCGTCGCCGGACGGATGAACGGCGGCACGCGCGTGGTCGCCCGATGA
- the mvaD gene encoding diphosphomevalonate decarboxylase: MTGKATHTAPANIAFVKYWGARDLAQAIPMNASISMTLSECVSLSTVAFEDGSYEPDRIELVAEDGSLSIPPVAFRARALAHLDRVRRWAKRGGSFRVATRNSFPTGSGIASSASGFAALTLAATRALGLSLSTSELSTLARMSGSGSAARSVMGGYVAWSAEGDAGHATPIAPASHWDLRDVIALVDPGEKAVSSLEGHRLAPTSPHFEARQRLLSGRLAEVRRAIDRRDLDLLGPILEEEAVELHLIAMSSKPPIFYWRPGTLAVLEALRAARTQGLSAWATMDAGANVHVICQPSCERDVTSMLQSLPGVTGVLLDGVGEGPRVQQEHLF, translated from the coding sequence ATGACCGGCAAAGCGACTCACACCGCTCCCGCCAACATCGCCTTCGTCAAGTACTGGGGCGCACGCGATCTCGCGCAAGCGATCCCGATGAACGCCTCGATCTCGATGACGCTCTCCGAGTGCGTCAGCCTGTCGACGGTCGCGTTCGAAGATGGCTCGTACGAGCCCGACCGGATCGAGCTCGTCGCCGAGGATGGGTCGCTCTCGATCCCACCGGTCGCGTTCCGCGCTCGCGCGCTCGCCCATCTCGATCGCGTCCGCCGCTGGGCCAAGCGCGGCGGCTCGTTCCGCGTCGCCACGCGGAACTCGTTCCCGACCGGCTCGGGGATCGCGTCGTCCGCCTCTGGATTCGCCGCGCTCACCCTCGCCGCGACGCGGGCGCTCGGCCTCTCCCTCTCGACCTCCGAGCTCTCGACGCTGGCGCGCATGAGCGGCTCCGGATCGGCGGCGCGCTCGGTCATGGGCGGCTACGTCGCGTGGTCGGCCGAGGGCGACGCCGGGCATGCGACGCCGATCGCGCCGGCTTCGCACTGGGACCTCCGCGACGTCATCGCGCTCGTCGATCCGGGCGAGAAGGCCGTTTCTTCGCTCGAAGGCCATCGGCTGGCGCCGACGAGCCCGCACTTCGAGGCGCGCCAGCGGCTCCTCTCCGGGCGGCTCGCCGAGGTCCGTCGAGCGATCGACCGCCGCGACCTCGACCTGCTCGGTCCGATCCTCGAGGAGGAAGCGGTCGAGCTGCACCTGATCGCGATGTCCTCGAAGCCTCCGATCTTCTACTGGAGGCCGGGGACGCTCGCGGTCCTCGAAGCGCTGCGCGCCGCACGTACGCAAGGCCTCTCGGCGTGGGCGACGATGGACGCCGGCGCCAACGTCCACGTGATCTGCCAGCCTTCCTGCGAGCGCGATGTCACCTCGATGCTCCAGTCGCTCCCAGGGGTGACCGGCGTGCTCTTGGACGGCGTGGGCGAAGGGCCCCGGGTCCAGCAGGAGCACCTGTTCTGA
- the mvk gene encoding mevalonate kinase, with protein MSSSAAASVPGKTILFGEHAAVYGRPALVAALDRRMSVVCRAEPKGRGAIRLEAAAYGLARIYEADEVASIVTRERALDPGDLAVAAAALATSGFTGDLDLQVESAIPPGAGFGSSASLAVGVVSACLRALERPAGHDGIAAFAHRVERLQHGNPSGIDVRAVLEGGALWCRRTADGLVHEAAPLSSTALAAIRLYDTGTPVESTGEMVAAVASLRKRDPGTVDRAIAELERAAEEGREALGTGDVPALVAAVRRAHAGLVALDVVHPEVRSAVAAIEAAGGAAKISGAGGRRGAGSGLLLVVDSQLATPPSWVAHDVALGAPGLREEVAA; from the coding sequence ATGAGCTCCTCGGCCGCGGCCTCCGTACCGGGTAAGACGATCCTGTTCGGGGAGCACGCGGCCGTCTACGGCCGTCCCGCGCTCGTCGCTGCGCTCGACCGGCGGATGAGCGTCGTCTGCCGCGCCGAGCCCAAGGGCCGCGGCGCGATCCGCCTCGAGGCCGCGGCGTACGGGCTCGCACGCATCTACGAAGCCGACGAAGTCGCGTCGATCGTCACGCGGGAGAGGGCCCTCGATCCCGGTGACCTCGCCGTCGCCGCCGCCGCGCTCGCCACGTCGGGCTTCACCGGCGATCTCGACCTCCAGGTCGAGTCGGCGATCCCGCCGGGCGCCGGGTTCGGAAGCTCCGCCTCGCTCGCCGTCGGCGTCGTCTCCGCGTGCCTGCGCGCGCTCGAGCGGCCGGCCGGCCACGACGGGATCGCGGCATTCGCCCACCGCGTCGAGCGCCTCCAGCACGGAAACCCCTCGGGAATCGACGTACGCGCGGTGCTCGAGGGCGGCGCCCTCTGGTGCCGCCGTACCGCGGACGGCCTCGTCCACGAGGCCGCGCCGCTCAGCTCCACGGCGCTCGCCGCGATCCGCCTCTACGACACCGGGACGCCGGTCGAATCGACGGGCGAGATGGTCGCGGCCGTCGCGAGCCTGCGCAAGCGCGATCCCGGAACGGTCGACCGCGCGATCGCCGAGCTCGAACGGGCGGCCGAAGAGGGTCGCGAGGCGCTCGGCACCGGTGACGTGCCCGCGCTCGTCGCCGCGGTGCGCCGGGCTCACGCCGGGCTCGTCGCACTCGACGTCGTGCACCCCGAGGTCCGAAGCGCCGTCGCGGCGATCGAGGCCGCCGGCGGCGCCGCGAAGATCTCGGGCGCGGGAGGACGGCGCGGCGCCGGGTCGGGTCTTCTCCTGGTCGTCGATTCCCAACTCGCGACCCCGCCCTCGTGGGTCGCGCACGACGTCGCGCTGGGCGCCCCGGGCCTCCGCGAGGAGGTCGCCGCATGA